In Desulfurococcaceae archaeon MEX13E-LK6-19, the genomic window TCACAAGGGATATTGATCCCCGGAATAAAGCGATGGAGGTTGTGGAGATTCATCAGAGGATTATTGAGCGTGTTGAAGAAATGAAGTAGAATTACACCTTGTTTATACTCTTTCATACCGGGAAATACATTTATCCCTCGTGCATTCTTTTAATAATAGTAGTTAGCACACCACAAGTTTCTCAATGGTGAATAGTTTTATGCGTGGGAAGAAAGGTATAACTAAGACCGCTCTTGCAGCTATAATAGTCCTCATAATAATAATCGGTGTAGCAGGAGCATACTACTTCTTGTACATGAAGCCTGCCGCGCCGAAAGAGAAGACGAAAATTGCTGTTGTCTACGACATTGGTGGACGTGGTGACCTAAGCTTCAACGACATGGCCTACCTCGGTGCATCAAAGGCAGCTAAGGACTTCGGACTAGAACTAGTTGAGGTACAGAGTAAAACAGAGTCCGACTACCTACCAAACCTTAGAACCCTCGCTAAATCAGGAGAATACGTTGTCATCATCGCGGTAGGATTCCTAATGACAGATGCTGTCAAACAGGTTGCTGACGAGTATCCAGACCAGCTCTTCGCCATAATCGACGGCTACATACCAGACAAACCCAACGTACTAAGCGTTCTATTCAAAGAGCATGAAGGCAGCGCATTAGTTGGAGCCTTGGCAGCCATGGTTGCACACTACTACAACTGTAGCGCAGTCGGCGTAGTCCTTGGCATGGAGATACCAGTCCTATACAAGTTCGAGGCAGGATACTACTGGGGCATCAGGTACGGTGAAGAAATATACAAGCAACACACAGGTGAGAACATTACACCACTAAACGTGCTCTGGACCTACACTGGAGCATTCAACGACCCAGCTAGAGGCAAGACTGCTACACAGGCACAGCTCGCACAAGGTGCTTGTGTCGTCTACAACGTTGCTGGTGCTACAGGTCTAGGTATCTTCGAGGCTGTTGAAGAGAAGTGTAAAGCTGAGGGCAAGGAGTATGGTCCACCATTCGCTATTGGTGTAGACAGCGACCAAGACTGGATCAAGCCAGGATACATCATAGCTAGCATGATGAAGAGAGTAGACGTAGGTGTATACACTGCTGTCAAGAGAGCACTAGACTACTACGACGGCAAGATCGAGACTTACGGCGGAATACTCGAGCTAGGTCTCAAAGAAGGCGGTGTTGCCATAAGCAAGCTAGAAGACCTAGAGACATTCCTTGCAATTGCCGAACAAGCTGGTAAGGAGATAAACAAGACCTATATCATCAACAAGGTTAAGGCTATGAGAGAAAGGATACCCGACTGGATATGGGATGAAGTAGACAAGCTAGCCGAGAAACTCAAGACAAACCCAGACATCGAGGTTATGGGACTCAAGTTCTCAGACATAGAGAAGATGATACCACTTGATGCAGACGAGATCAAGCAGATACGTCAACAACTAGGAGTACCAACAGGCTAGCCTTGGTTTAATCTCATAAAAATAATCCCAACATTAATTTTTTATAGAAACTCCTTCTTAATACCTATATCATAGACTCTGTGGAAAGAATTTTCTTAGAGGATGCTCTATGGCGAAGGGGGATACTATAGTATACATGAAGAACATTGTTAAAGTATATCCCGACGGTACCGTAGCGCTCCGCGGCGTTGACTTCGAGGCTCGTGAAGGAGAGATACATGGTCTACTGGGAGAGAATGGTGCAGGAAAAACAACCCTAATGAAGATACTCTCGGGTCTATTAAAACCTACCCAGGGAGAAATCTATATCAGAGGCAAGAAAGTGAGCTTCAAGAGCGCCTCGGAGGCACTCAAACACGGTATTGGTATGGTGCACCAGCATCTAGCTCTTGTGCCAGTATTCACGGCATTCGAGAACATAGCACTTGGTCTCCCCTTGAAGACTGTTAAGAGAGAAGAAATAGTCAAACTTATGGAGGAAACAGGGCTGAAGATACCTCTCGACGCTGTTGTCGAGGATCTTCCACTCGGTGTTAGACAAAGAATAGAGATCCTTAAGATGCTCTACCGTAACGTCAAGATACTCATCCTAGACGAGCCAACAACAAACCTTACACCAACAGAAACCAAGGAGTTATTCAGGACACTAAAAGTATTGAAAGAACAAGGTA contains:
- a CDS encoding BMP family ABC transporter substrate-binding protein; translation: MRGKKGITKTALAAIIVLIIIIGVAGAYYFLYMKPAAPKEKTKIAVVYDIGGRGDLSFNDMAYLGASKAAKDFGLELVEVQSKTESDYLPNLRTLAKSGEYVVIIAVGFLMTDAVKQVADEYPDQLFAIIDGYIPDKPNVLSVLFKEHEGSALVGALAAMVAHYYNCSAVGVVLGMEIPVLYKFEAGYYWGIRYGEEIYKQHTGENITPLNVLWTYTGAFNDPARGKTATQAQLAQGACVVYNVAGATGLGIFEAVEEKCKAEGKEYGPPFAIGVDSDQDWIKPGYIIASMMKRVDVGVYTAVKRALDYYDGKIETYGGILELGLKEGGVAISKLEDLETFLAIAEQAGKEINKTYIINKVKAMRERIPDWIWDEVDKLAEKLKTNPDIEVMGLKFSDIEKMIPLDADEIKQIRQQLGVPTG